From a single Calothrix sp. NIES-2098 genomic region:
- a CDS encoding ABC transporter ATP-binding protein: MNAKILETENVTVSFDGFKALNQLNFSMDVGELRVVIGPNGAGKTTFLDVITGKVQPTIGRVLFKGKNLRSLPEHEIARRGIGRKFQTPRVYLNLTPRENLEITSNRNKNVFSTLFNRSHTIEQKSVQGLLETIGLTYKADIPAALLSHGEKQRLEIGMLVGQSPDLLLVDEPVAGLTDEETYNIGELLLTLAQSHSILVIEHDMEFVRQIAKKVTVLHEGSVLCEGNFEEVQNDPRVIEVYLGQQQE, from the coding sequence ATGAACGCCAAAATCTTGGAAACTGAAAACGTCACTGTCAGTTTTGACGGCTTTAAAGCACTCAACCAGCTAAATTTTAGTATGGATGTGGGTGAATTGCGAGTAGTAATTGGCCCTAACGGTGCTGGTAAAACCACATTTCTTGATGTAATTACAGGTAAAGTTCAACCAACAATCGGAAGAGTTTTATTTAAAGGAAAAAACCTCCGTTCTCTACCCGAACATGAAATTGCGCGGCGAGGAATTGGGCGTAAATTCCAAACACCTAGAGTTTATCTCAACCTCACACCACGGGAAAATTTAGAAATTACCAGTAACCGGAATAAAAATGTTTTCTCGACATTATTTAATCGTTCTCATACCATCGAACAGAAGAGTGTTCAAGGTTTATTAGAAACTATTGGTTTAACGTATAAAGCAGACATTCCAGCCGCCTTATTATCCCACGGAGAAAAGCAACGTTTAGAAATTGGGATGTTAGTAGGACAGTCCCCAGACTTATTACTTGTAGATGAACCAGTCGCAGGTTTAACCGATGAAGAAACTTATAACATTGGCGAACTACTGTTAACGCTAGCACAGAGTCATTCAATTTTAGTGATTGAACATGATATGGAATTCGTGCGACAAATCGCCAAAAAAGTCACAGTTTTACATGAAGGTTCGGTACTCTGTGAAGGCAATTTTGAAGAAGTTCAAAATGACCCCCGCGTGATTGAAGTTTATCTAGGACAACAGCAGGAATAG
- a CDS encoding ABC transporter ATP-binding protein — translation MLTISNLNVYYGESHILRNVDLSVPNGQMICLIGRNGVGKTTLLKTIMGLLKPRSGTINLAGNLINSRSPDQRAKMGIGYVPQGREIIPRLTVKENLLLGLEARRKPVKKAEIPEEIFSLFPVLKTMLSRMGGDLSGGQQQQLAIARALMGQPQLLVLDEPTEGIQPSIILEIEAAVRRIVETTGISVLLVEQHLHFVRQADHYYAMQKGAIVASGSTDELSQDVIQRFLAV, via the coding sequence ATGCTAACAATCTCTAACCTTAACGTTTATTACGGTGAAAGCCACATTCTTCGCAACGTTGATTTGAGCGTACCAAATGGGCAAATGATCTGCCTAATTGGACGTAATGGAGTAGGTAAGACAACCTTACTTAAAACTATTATGGGGTTACTCAAACCTCGCAGTGGTACTATTAACTTAGCTGGGAATTTAATCAACTCTAGATCGCCAGATCAAAGGGCAAAAATGGGCATTGGTTATGTTCCTCAAGGAAGAGAAATTATTCCGCGTTTGACAGTTAAAGAAAATTTGCTGCTGGGATTAGAAGCTAGACGGAAACCTGTGAAAAAAGCTGAAATTCCTGAAGAAATTTTTAGCTTATTTCCTGTGTTAAAAACTATGTTGTCGCGGATGGGTGGCGATTTAAGTGGCGGACAACAACAACAATTGGCGATCGCGCGTGCTTTAATGGGACAACCGCAATTACTCGTCTTGGATGAACCCACCGAAGGTATTCAACCCTCAATCATCCTCGAAATTGAAGCCGCCGTTCGTCGGATTGTTGAAACTACAGGCATTTCTGTTTTACTAGTAGAACAACATTTACACTTTGTGCGTCAAGCCGATCATTATTACGCCATGCAAAAAGGTGCTATTGTTGCCTCTGGTTCAACAGATGAACTCAGTCAGGATGTGATTCAAAGGTTTTTAGCGGTTTAA